One genomic segment of Catalinimonas alkaloidigena includes these proteins:
- a CDS encoding uroporphyrinogen-III synthase: MSESTIKIPKDRLYKVKSILVSQPEPQNEKSPYYDLAQKYSIQVDFRPFIEVKPVNVKDFRKQKVDILEHTAIIFTSRNAIDHFFSICTELKIEMPAEMKYFCISEQTANYLQKYIVIRKRKIFTGFRTAQDLIEILKKHKGEKYLFPCSSIRKNDIPDFLEKNGYKYSEAVMYETVAADLSDLADVNYDVIAFFSPSGINSLFVNFPDFKQNRTRIAAFGPTTAKAVEDAGLFLDIQAPIPNAPSMTGALEAYIKEANKQ, translated from the coding sequence ATGAGCGAAAGCACGATCAAAATCCCCAAAGACAGGTTATACAAAGTAAAAAGTATCCTTGTTTCACAGCCCGAACCACAAAATGAGAAGTCTCCTTATTATGACCTTGCCCAAAAATACAGTATTCAAGTAGACTTTAGACCATTTATAGAAGTAAAGCCCGTAAATGTTAAGGACTTTAGGAAGCAGAAGGTAGATATTCTTGAACATACGGCGATTATTTTTACTAGCAGAAACGCAATTGACCACTTTTTTAGCATATGTACCGAGCTTAAAATTGAGATGCCTGCTGAAATGAAGTATTTCTGTATCTCAGAGCAAACAGCTAATTATCTTCAGAAGTACATTGTGATTAGGAAAAGAAAAATTTTTACAGGATTTAGAACTGCTCAGGACCTTATTGAAATTCTCAAAAAGCATAAAGGTGAGAAGTATTTATTCCCCTGCTCAAGTATTCGTAAAAACGATATTCCTGATTTTCTAGAAAAAAATGGGTATAAATATTCCGAGGCGGTAATGTATGAGACTGTGGCGGCCGACCTTTCTGACCTGGCAGATGTAAACTATGATGTCATTGCTTTTTTTAGCCCGTCTGGAATCAATTCACTGTTCGTAAACTTCCCTGATTTTAAACAAAATAGAACAAGAATAGCCGCTTTTGGCCCTACTACTGCCAAAGCAGTAGAGGATGCAGGCTTATTTCTGGATATTCAGGCGCCTATCCCTAATGCGCCTTCTATGACTGGGGCACTTGAAGCCTATATTAAGGAAGCAAACAAACAATAA
- a CDS encoding type IX secretion system membrane protein PorP/SprF, which yields MNKTLLILVCITIIGLTNSQGQQSAQFSQYMFNTLFYNPAYAGVEGVTTLTAFHRTQWAGYQPTLDNAGGINTQVVSLNAPILRLRSGFGLHIVNDNIGPLTNLEAQASFAYHLGVGDGKLSLGIRVGAFSQTVDYDQYRPVDPDDELLQGNGRISQLRPDFSAGVFYRARQYYIGVGFKHLIDSQFEFVGVDTLNNPLESHITVTGGLDYEPTYKVRLTPSFLVQSDLNSYSFDIGILGTYDDTMWGGVSFRQQEALVGMIGYSFFKEKSLKLGYAFDYTLIAQEAKAATSHEIMVTYSLPMSSANDKKIIRTPRFRQ from the coding sequence ATGAATAAAACATTACTTATACTTGTTTGTATCACGATTATTGGCTTAACCAACAGCCAGGGGCAGCAAAGTGCGCAGTTTAGTCAATATATGTTCAATACACTTTTTTATAATCCTGCTTATGCAGGAGTAGAAGGTGTTACTACATTAACAGCTTTTCATAGAACACAGTGGGCAGGCTATCAGCCTACTTTGGATAATGCTGGAGGCATTAATACTCAGGTAGTTAGTTTGAATGCCCCTATTCTACGATTAAGGAGTGGTTTTGGACTGCACATCGTTAACGATAATATAGGTCCGTTGACCAATCTGGAGGCGCAGGCTTCTTTTGCTTACCATCTTGGGGTGGGTGATGGCAAACTTAGTTTAGGAATAAGAGTAGGAGCCTTTTCTCAAACTGTCGACTATGACCAATACCGACCTGTAGATCCCGATGATGAATTATTACAAGGTAACGGGAGAATTTCTCAGTTGCGCCCTGATTTCTCGGCGGGAGTGTTCTATAGAGCAAGGCAATACTACATCGGGGTAGGCTTTAAACATTTAATTGATAGTCAATTTGAATTTGTTGGAGTGGATACTTTGAACAATCCACTGGAAAGTCACATTACTGTAACAGGAGGGCTCGATTATGAGCCTACATATAAAGTACGTCTAACTCCATCTTTTTTAGTGCAGTCAGACTTAAACTCTTACTCATTTGATATTGGTATACTAGGTACTTATGATGATACCATGTGGGGAGGAGTTTCTTTTAGGCAACAAGAAGCTTTGGTGGGTATGATAGGATATAGCTTTTTTAAAGAAAAGTCTCTTAAACTGGGCTATGCTTTTGATTATACGCTTATTGCTCAGGAAGCTAAAGCTGCTACTTCCCATGAGATCATGGTGACATACAGTTTGCCTATGTCTTCTGCCAATGATAAGAAAATCATCAGAACGCCTAGATTTAGGCAATAA
- a CDS encoding SUMF1/EgtB/PvdO family nonheme iron enzyme, with translation MSKTLLRSGSAIFSFALLLALQGCGLFGDSGEDFGQLVGVQGREYDGMPTPYGMVQIPAGTFHTGQSDEDPIASQINFNKQITIGAFYMDDTEITNNEYRQFIYEVQEGQGEYEFLVGMGANFVDDELYPDTTVWSRNYTHHMGDPLVQYYWSHPAFDNYPVVGVDWEAAKVFCQWRTAYLNNYRESNGMFVMPNFRLPSEAEWEYAARGGRDMAKYPWGGPYIRNSKGCMLANFKPGRGNYFDDGFAYTAPVAAYFANDFGLYDMSGNVSEWCEDAYNPAATAIVWDLNPTYNDDNEPRKVVRGGSWKDVSYFLQTGTRTFAHKDSTTAYTGFRCAMTYIGRSSGNEF, from the coding sequence ATGAGCAAAACTCTTCTAAGAAGCGGGAGTGCAATCTTCTCTTTTGCGCTACTTCTTGCGCTACAAGGTTGTGGGCTCTTCGGTGATAGTGGCGAGGATTTCGGCCAGCTAGTAGGAGTTCAGGGCAGAGAATATGATGGAATGCCTACTCCTTACGGAATGGTGCAGATTCCTGCCGGAACATTCCACACCGGACAGTCTGATGAAGACCCAATCGCATCCCAGATTAACTTCAATAAGCAAATCACTATTGGAGCTTTCTACATGGATGATACTGAGATTACCAATAATGAATATCGTCAGTTCATTTATGAAGTTCAGGAAGGTCAGGGTGAGTATGAATTTTTAGTAGGCATGGGTGCTAACTTTGTTGATGACGAGTTATATCCTGATACTACAGTATGGTCAAGGAATTATACTCACCATATGGGAGATCCTCTTGTACAATACTACTGGTCGCATCCTGCGTTTGACAATTATCCTGTAGTAGGTGTAGATTGGGAAGCTGCTAAGGTCTTTTGTCAATGGAGAACAGCATATCTTAATAACTATCGCGAGAGCAATGGCATGTTTGTGATGCCAAACTTTCGACTTCCTTCTGAAGCAGAATGGGAATATGCCGCGAGAGGCGGCCGTGATATGGCAAAATATCCCTGGGGAGGGCCTTATATCCGTAACTCTAAAGGATGCATGCTAGCCAACTTCAAGCCAGGACGTGGTAATTACTTTGATGATGGCTTTGCATATACTGCTCCTGTAGCTGCATATTTTGCTAATGATTTTGGTCTGTATGATATGTCTGGTAACGTATCAGAGTGGTGCGAAGACGCCTACAATCCTGCTGCGACAGCTATCGTATGGGACTTAAACCCAACCTATAATGACGATAACGAGCCTCGTAAAGTTGTAAGAGGTGGTTCATGGAAGGACGTATCCTACTTCCTTCAGACAGGAACCAGGACTTTTGCACACAAAGATTCTACAACAGCTTATACCGGCTTCAGATGTGCCATGACGTACATTGGCAGATCATCTGGAAACGAATTCTAG
- the gldL gene encoding gliding motility protein GldL, whose translation MSKKKGGFSELLYGTIMPKIYGIGAAVVIVGAMFKILHLPGAGIMLGVGLTTEAIIFLFSAFEPKHNEYDWSLVYPELMGDTEASDRRKISNGKSNGDSVTKKLDAMLESSKVGPELIDSLGRGMKNLSDSVTKMGSLSNAALATDEYAKNVKVASSSLSEMNKSYSTAIQAMSSMSDASKDTKEYHVQVQQVTKNLASLNSVYELELQDANSHLKAMNKFYSNLSSAMENVSEASKDAESFKNNFASLNNNISSLNRVYGNMLSAMKA comes from the coding sequence ATGAGCAAGAAAAAAGGTGGATTCTCAGAACTACTTTATGGCACAATAATGCCCAAAATTTATGGTATCGGTGCTGCAGTTGTAATTGTTGGTGCTATGTTCAAAATCCTTCACCTACCAGGAGCTGGTATTATGTTAGGTGTGGGTCTTACCACAGAAGCCATAATATTCTTATTTAGTGCGTTTGAACCTAAGCATAATGAATATGACTGGTCTTTAGTATATCCCGAACTTATGGGCGATACTGAAGCTAGTGATAGAAGAAAGATTTCTAACGGAAAAAGTAATGGTGATTCTGTTACTAAGAAGTTAGATGCAATGCTAGAAAGTTCTAAGGTTGGGCCTGAATTGATCGACAGTTTAGGAAGAGGAATGAAAAATCTTTCGGACTCAGTTACTAAAATGGGATCTCTTTCTAATGCAGCATTAGCTACTGACGAATATGCTAAAAATGTGAAAGTTGCATCCTCTTCATTATCGGAAATGAATAAATCTTATTCTACTGCAATTCAAGCTATGTCATCAATGTCTGATGCTAGTAAAGATACCAAAGAGTATCATGTACAGGTACAGCAGGTAACTAAAAACTTGGCTTCTTTGAACTCAGTTTACGAATTGGAGCTGCAAGATGCTAATAGCCACTTGAAAGCGATGAATAAATTTTATTCTAATCTGAGCAGTGCTATGGAAAATGTTTCCGAGGCAAGTAAAGATGCTGAAAGTTTCAAGAATAACTTTGCTTCATTGAACAATAACATTTCTTCATTGAATAGGGTTTACGGAAACATGCTTAGTGCCATGAAGGCCTAA
- the gldM gene encoding gliding motility protein GldM, translating into MAGGKETPRQKMIGMMYLVLTALLALQVSNTVLEKFIFIDNSLEQSADGAKSQNSNTVDRIQSAVEDAGNRKEDVAVLEKAREVRAKTNQVLNTLDSLKKEFVVVTGGTEEDGTYVGGKSEDEIADIMVRQGKGEELKKALNGYASYLASTTGQDVAPIALDAIENPVFKDNPEQNMKSFSEITFQSTPMVAGLASLSQLKNEVLSRETIALDRLARQVGAADMKFDNIVAMVRPESNVVAAGTKYKADLFIAASSSAVDPVMTVNGKSIPVNGGMGQIEFTASADKYDESNKAEKSFKASIAIEQGGKKEVYEETFSYFVTKPVIQIQSESVQALYLNCGNELQVNVPALGTTYDPSFTAQGGTAIKGQKTGSVTVIPKAPKLTLGVSSGGNKIGDETFTVKRVPKPMIVVKGPGGGLVNMQKGETASRLRSIKIEAVADEDFKNFLPKDARYKVIEADIILARGSRPIDKASLSNETANLGRMMSQAKAGDRLSIEIKKVQRMNFKNELEDVPLGASESFINVPLN; encoded by the coding sequence ATGGCTGGAGGAAAAGAAACCCCGAGGCAAAAGATGATCGGTATGATGTACTTAGTACTTACCGCACTTTTAGCCTTGCAAGTTAGTAACACAGTACTGGAGAAATTTATCTTCATTGATAATAGCTTGGAACAATCTGCGGATGGTGCCAAGTCTCAGAACAGCAATACTGTTGACCGTATTCAGTCAGCAGTAGAAGATGCTGGAAATCGTAAAGAAGACGTAGCAGTGCTTGAAAAAGCCAGAGAAGTAAGGGCAAAAACTAATCAGGTATTAAATACGCTTGATTCCTTAAAGAAAGAGTTTGTGGTAGTCACTGGTGGAACTGAAGAAGATGGGACTTATGTAGGTGGAAAAAGCGAAGATGAGATAGCTGACATCATGGTAAGACAAGGTAAAGGAGAAGAGCTTAAGAAAGCTTTAAATGGTTACGCAAGCTATTTAGCAAGTACTACCGGGCAAGATGTGGCTCCCATTGCACTTGATGCTATTGAGAACCCTGTATTTAAAGATAATCCTGAGCAAAATATGAAGAGCTTCTCAGAGATCACTTTCCAGAGTACTCCTATGGTAGCTGGTTTAGCATCACTGAGCCAGTTGAAAAATGAGGTTCTTTCTCGTGAGACAATTGCTTTAGATCGTCTGGCACGTCAGGTAGGTGCAGCAGATATGAAGTTTGATAACATTGTGGCTATGGTTAGGCCTGAGTCAAATGTAGTAGCTGCAGGTACCAAGTATAAGGCGGATTTATTTATTGCTGCTTCATCAAGTGCGGTAGATCCTGTCATGACCGTGAATGGTAAGTCTATTCCTGTAAATGGCGGTATGGGTCAAATCGAGTTTACAGCCAGTGCAGACAAATATGATGAAAGCAATAAGGCTGAAAAGTCATTTAAAGCTTCAATCGCTATTGAGCAAGGGGGTAAGAAAGAAGTTTACGAAGAGACTTTTAGCTACTTTGTAACTAAGCCGGTGATCCAGATTCAGTCTGAGTCAGTGCAAGCACTATACTTAAACTGTGGAAATGAACTTCAGGTTAATGTTCCAGCATTAGGAACTACTTATGATCCTTCATTTACTGCTCAGGGTGGTACTGCTATCAAAGGCCAAAAGACAGGTTCAGTTACTGTAATTCCTAAAGCTCCAAAGCTTACACTGGGAGTAAGCAGTGGTGGTAACAAAATTGGTGACGAGACTTTCACTGTTAAGAGAGTTCCTAAGCCTATGATAGTAGTTAAAGGTCCCGGAGGAGGATTGGTGAATATGCAAAAAGGAGAAACTGCAAGTAGGTTGAGATCTATCAAAATAGAGGCTGTTGCCGATGAGGATTTTAAAAACTTCTTACCTAAAGATGCGCGATACAAAGTTATTGAGGCAGACATCATTTTAGCAAGAGGTAGCCGTCCTATTGATAAAGCTTCTTTATCAAATGAAACTGCTAACCTGGGCCGCATGATGTCACAGGCTAAGGCAGGAGATAGATTATCTATAGAAATTAAGAAAGTACAGCGAATGAATTTTAAAAATGAGTTAGAAGACGTGCCTTTAGGGGCTAGTGAGTCTTTCATTAACGTTCCGCTGAACTAA
- the gldN gene encoding gliding motility protein GldN, with the protein MMQIKRFITHSLGASMVALCVSSSLFAQESDGYNANSIRPIHESDQLYKTRVWRRMDLEEKQNKPFFSTNREITQVMINAVMNGTLYPYTSDSLNERMSKEQFIENLTIPADGPALSEDEIAMGFGQQEEAQEDDGWGGGWGDDSSSSSGQGAEGTAVESSASTSEASASTNNLFYATDVTILEIMEDIIFDKSRGRQYYDIQSVTMILPPEMFPLTGLQKPVATFKYMDLMRVFEENPEIAVWVNPYNDAKHLNLKHAFDLRLFNAHIVKYSNPEDEYIIDKTGGDRRSALMESLNYEYNLLEREHELWEY; encoded by the coding sequence ATGATGCAAATAAAAAGATTTATTACACACAGTTTGGGGGCCTCCATGGTTGCCCTCTGTGTATCCAGTTCGCTATTCGCCCAAGAATCTGATGGGTATAATGCAAATTCTATCAGACCGATACATGAATCAGATCAACTCTATAAAACCAGAGTTTGGAGACGCATGGATCTGGAGGAAAAGCAAAATAAACCTTTCTTCTCAACAAACCGCGAGATTACGCAGGTAATGATTAATGCTGTTATGAACGGCACTTTATATCCTTACACCAGTGATTCTTTAAATGAGCGGATGTCAAAGGAGCAGTTTATTGAAAACTTAACAATTCCTGCCGATGGTCCGGCTCTATCTGAAGATGAAATAGCGATGGGCTTTGGGCAACAAGAAGAAGCTCAGGAAGATGATGGCTGGGGCGGAGGATGGGGAGACGACTCCTCTTCATCAAGTGGTCAAGGTGCTGAAGGTACAGCTGTGGAGTCTTCTGCTTCAACTTCAGAAGCTTCAGCTTCTACGAATAATCTCTTTTATGCAACAGATGTAACTATTCTTGAGATTATGGAGGACATAATCTTTGATAAGTCACGTGGTCGCCAGTATTATGACATACAGTCAGTGACAATGATCTTACCCCCTGAGATGTTTCCTCTGACAGGTTTACAGAAGCCTGTAGCTACTTTCAAGTATATGGATCTGATGCGTGTATTTGAGGAAAACCCTGAAATCGCAGTTTGGGTCAACCCTTACAATGATGCTAAACATCTGAACTTGAAGCACGCTTTTGATCTGAGATTGTTTAATGCTCATATCGTTAAGTACTCAAATCCTGAGGATGAATATATCATTGACAAAACAGGTGGAGACAGGAGATCAGCTTTGATGGAGTCATTGAATTATGAATATAATCTGTTAGAAAGAGAGCACGAACTCTGGGAATATTAA
- the uvrC gene encoding excinuclease ABC subunit UvrC has product MEVTYYNVADINKLPHQPGVYKFYNHQHDLIYVGKAKDLKKRVSSYFNRSAGSSRKTKKMVSEITSIEFTIVNSEFDALLLENSLIKKNQPKYNILLKDDKSYPYILLTRERFPRIIPTRRMVPGAGHYFGPFASIKAMNNILELLRNLYTIRTCRYDLSDENIRSGKFKVCLEYHIGNCKGPCENLQSEEDYNRDIEQATNILKGNLGIARNYFKVKMQEAASNLEFETAQMFKEKTELLSKYQAKSLVVNPQIGDTDVFTIVSDGKIAFINYLKVNNGSIVLTKTIEVKKKLDEPDEEVLALMIVELRNRYLSNATDLLTNIDISIQIEAVNIIVPKIGDKRKLVDMSIKNVLFYKKERYNQVLNTKQKENRVLVTLKEDLRLKTLPMQIECFDNSNIQGSNPVASMVCFKDGKPSKKDYRKFNIKTVVGPDDFGSMNEIVYRRYHRLKMEELPLPDLIVIDGGKGQLSAACKALKDLELYGSIPIVGIAKRLEEIYMPEDPYPLHIDKKSESLKLLQRIRDEAHRFAITFHRQKRSNAALKSALEEIPGIGKKTAMSLLKNFKSVKNIREADDQKLTDLIGPAKAKAIKEALQTQT; this is encoded by the coding sequence ATGGAAGTTACTTACTACAACGTAGCAGATATTAATAAACTCCCTCATCAGCCCGGAGTTTACAAGTTTTATAATCACCAGCATGATCTAATTTATGTAGGTAAGGCAAAAGACCTGAAGAAGAGAGTTAGTAGTTATTTTAACCGCTCGGCAGGCAGTAGTCGCAAGACGAAAAAAATGGTAAGTGAAATTACTTCCATTGAGTTTACCATCGTAAACTCTGAGTTTGATGCGCTGCTTCTGGAAAACAGTCTGATCAAAAAAAATCAGCCTAAGTATAACATACTGCTGAAAGATGATAAGAGCTACCCTTATATTTTGCTTACCAGAGAGCGTTTTCCCCGTATCATCCCCACCCGGAGAATGGTACCTGGAGCAGGTCACTATTTCGGGCCTTTTGCCAGTATCAAGGCCATGAACAACATTCTGGAATTACTTAGAAATCTCTATACTATCCGAACCTGTCGGTACGATCTATCCGATGAAAATATCAGATCCGGTAAGTTTAAGGTCTGCCTGGAATATCATATTGGTAATTGCAAAGGGCCATGCGAAAATTTACAAAGTGAAGAAGATTACAATCGTGATATAGAACAAGCTACTAATATTCTGAAAGGTAATTTGGGCATAGCCCGCAATTACTTTAAAGTAAAAATGCAGGAAGCAGCCTCAAACTTAGAATTTGAAACTGCCCAGATGTTCAAAGAAAAAACCGAGCTTCTCTCAAAATACCAGGCAAAATCACTGGTCGTAAATCCTCAAATTGGAGATACTGATGTCTTCACTATTGTCTCGGATGGAAAGATCGCTTTCATTAATTATCTTAAAGTAAACAATGGCTCCATTGTACTTACCAAAACTATTGAGGTAAAGAAAAAGCTAGATGAGCCAGATGAAGAAGTACTTGCCCTGATGATTGTAGAACTGCGAAACAGGTACCTTAGCAATGCTACAGACCTTTTAACAAATATTGATATTTCTATACAGATAGAGGCTGTCAACATCATAGTTCCTAAAATTGGAGATAAACGTAAGCTCGTAGATATGTCTATCAAGAATGTTCTTTTCTATAAGAAAGAGCGTTACAATCAAGTCTTGAATACCAAGCAAAAAGAAAATAGAGTTTTGGTTACTCTTAAAGAAGACCTTAGGTTAAAAACCCTTCCCATGCAGATAGAGTGCTTTGACAACTCAAATATTCAGGGTAGTAATCCGGTAGCCTCTATGGTCTGCTTTAAAGATGGAAAGCCTTCAAAAAAAGACTATCGTAAATTCAATATCAAAACAGTGGTAGGGCCTGATGATTTTGGTTCAATGAATGAAATTGTTTATCGCAGATACCACCGTTTAAAAATGGAGGAACTACCTTTGCCCGATCTTATTGTAATTGATGGAGGGAAAGGACAACTCAGTGCTGCGTGTAAAGCTTTAAAAGACTTAGAATTATACGGCTCTATTCCTATTGTAGGCATCGCTAAAAGACTGGAGGAAATTTACATGCCTGAAGACCCCTACCCTTTGCACATCGATAAAAAATCGGAGTCTTTGAAATTACTTCAGCGTATTCGTGATGAGGCACACCGTTTTGCTATTACCTTTCATAGGCAAAAGAGGTCAAACGCAGCTCTAAAATCTGCTTTAGAAGAAATTCCCGGTATCGGAAAAAAAACCGCTATGTCTTTACTTAAAAATTTCAAGTCTGTCAAAAATATCCGTGAAGCTGATGACCAAAAGTTAACTGACCTTATCGGTCCTGCCAAGGCAAAAGCCATTAAAGAAGCGCTTCAGACACAAACATAA
- a CDS encoding DUF6992 family protein produces the protein MKKYILTLIFCWAFFQAFGQADNEIISFYKQQKQITKIGMLTLGGWAVGNIAVNSLLMTQASGSRYYFYQMNTFWNVVNLALAGFGYYNSLQIAPDTLQLSTTTDEFFGLQKTLLFNAGLDVAYMAGGLYLLEKAKSIERNSKRFTGYGQALILQGAFLLVFDTVLYFVLDARSSELLPLLSSSVNGIGLSLRF, from the coding sequence ATGAAAAAATATATACTTACACTTATCTTCTGCTGGGCTTTTTTTCAGGCCTTTGGCCAAGCTGATAATGAAATTATCAGCTTTTATAAGCAACAAAAACAGATTACCAAAATAGGTATGCTCACGCTGGGGGGGTGGGCAGTAGGCAATATCGCTGTCAATAGCTTGTTGATGACGCAGGCTTCCGGGAGTCGGTATTACTTTTATCAGATGAACACCTTTTGGAATGTGGTAAACCTCGCTTTAGCGGGTTTTGGGTACTATAACAGCTTACAAATAGCTCCCGACACCCTCCAACTTTCTACTACTACTGACGAATTTTTTGGCTTACAAAAAACGTTGTTATTTAATGCTGGCCTAGATGTGGCTTATATGGCAGGAGGTCTTTATTTATTAGAAAAGGCAAAAAGCATAGAAAGAAATTCAAAAAGATTTACTGGCTATGGCCAAGCGCTAATCCTCCAGGGAGCTTTCCTGCTCGTTTTTGATACTGTATTATATTTTGTTTTAGATGCTCGTTCCAGTGAATTATTACCTTTACTTAGCAGTTCAGTCAACGGCATAGGTTTGAGCTTAAGATTTTGA
- a CDS encoding YggS family pyridoxal phosphate-dependent enzyme, which produces MSVAKNLEELRAKVSSYPCTLVAVSKTKPVEMLEEAYKAGVRDFGENKVQELVDKYEQLPKDIQWHMIGHLQRNKVKYITPFVHMIHSVDSARLLKEIEKQARKEERVVDCLLQMHIAEEESKYGLSEEELFEILNGEMLAKARYVRIKGLMGMATFTENEQQIRKEFKSLKRIFEKVKADQQLPQNVEIKELSMGMSGDYQIALEEGSTMLRIGTTIFGERNYN; this is translated from the coding sequence ATGAGTGTTGCGAAAAATTTAGAAGAGTTGCGAGCAAAGGTTAGCTCATATCCCTGCACGCTGGTGGCAGTGAGTAAAACCAAACCCGTAGAAATGCTAGAAGAAGCTTACAAAGCAGGTGTAAGAGACTTTGGAGAAAACAAGGTACAGGAATTGGTAGACAAGTATGAGCAACTGCCCAAGGATATTCAATGGCATATGATAGGTCACTTGCAGCGAAACAAAGTAAAGTATATCACTCCCTTCGTGCATATGATCCATTCGGTAGATAGTGCTCGCCTCCTTAAGGAGATAGAAAAGCAAGCCAGAAAGGAAGAGAGAGTCGTGGACTGTCTGCTACAAATGCATATTGCTGAAGAGGAAAGTAAGTATGGTTTATCTGAAGAGGAGCTATTTGAAATTCTTAATGGTGAGATGCTGGCTAAGGCCAGGTATGTTAGGATCAAAGGTTTGATGGGCATGGCTACCTTCACTGAGAATGAACAACAAATAAGAAAAGAGTTCAAATCTCTGAAACGGATTTTTGAAAAAGTGAAAGCAGATCAACAATTGCCGCAGAACGTAGAGATAAAAGAGCTTTCCATGGGCATGAGTGGAGATTATCAAATTGCCTTGGAAGAAGGAAGCACTATGTTGAGGATAGGGACTACAATTTTTGGAGAAAGGAACTACAATTAA
- a CDS encoding DUF423 domain-containing protein yields MQKIILLSASALGALSVMIGAFGAHALKASLEASNRLDTFETAVKYQFYHTLALLAIGLLMYRLNDKLLDYAGLTMIGGILVFSGSLYILCLSGIRWLGAVTPIGGLLMIAGWVLLFWAIARAG; encoded by the coding sequence ATGCAGAAAATTATTTTATTGAGTGCTTCAGCTTTGGGAGCGCTCTCAGTGATGATAGGCGCATTCGGGGCGCATGCGTTAAAAGCTAGTCTGGAAGCAAGTAACAGGCTGGATACTTTTGAAACAGCAGTGAAGTATCAATTTTATCACACATTGGCACTTTTGGCTATTGGCTTACTCATGTACAGGCTCAATGATAAATTGCTGGATTATGCAGGCTTAACTATGATTGGGGGAATATTAGTTTTCTCCGGCTCGCTTTATATCTTATGTCTTTCTGGCATACGTTGGCTGGGTGCTGTTACTCCTATTGGTGGCTTACTTATGATTGCAGGTTGGGTATTACTATTTTGGGCAATTGCCAGGGCAGGTTGA
- the recR gene encoding recombination mediator RecR yields the protein MEYPSKLIEDAVNEIAKLPGIGKKTALRLALHMLREEEDFTKSLSEAMVNLRTKTQYCKSCHNISDSEICGICANERRDHSIICVVETVTDLIAIENTSQYRGLYHVLGGVISPIEGIGPGDLHLQSVINRVISPESEVKEIILALSSTMEGDTTAFFITKKLKDHPVKITSLARGVPIGSELEYTDEITLGRSILGRKAYEQS from the coding sequence ATGGAGTATCCTTCTAAATTGATAGAAGATGCTGTCAATGAGATAGCCAAGCTTCCAGGAATTGGAAAAAAAACAGCCCTCAGGTTGGCGTTACATATGCTACGGGAAGAAGAAGATTTCACTAAGTCTCTTTCAGAGGCTATGGTAAACCTTCGGACTAAGACCCAGTACTGTAAAAGTTGCCACAATATTTCTGATAGTGAGATCTGCGGCATCTGTGCTAACGAAAGGCGTGACCATAGCATCATTTGCGTAGTTGAGACAGTCACCGATCTTATTGCCATAGAGAACACTTCTCAGTACCGAGGGCTTTATCATGTACTGGGTGGTGTCATCTCACCTATTGAAGGCATTGGCCCCGGCGATTTACATTTGCAGTCGGTCATTAACAGGGTTATTTCCCCTGAATCTGAAGTAAAAGAAATCATCCTGGCGCTCAGTTCTACTATGGAGGGAGATACCACTGCCTTTTTCATTACTAAAAAACTGAAAGATCATCCGGTAAAAATTACCAGCCTTGCCCGGGGCGTACCTATTGGGAGTGAGCTTGAGTATACTGATGAAATAACTTTGGGAAGAAGTATTCTGGGTCGCAAAGCTTATGAACAAAGCTAG
- a CDS encoding ATP-dependent Clp protease adaptor ClpS has product MFEPMRYAAIEEEVEVLEEVLHEEKEEVVENKDLIVLNDDYNTFDHVINTLIKVCKHSPEQAEQCTLIIHYKGKCSVKKGSYEELKPQRDAICDAGIGAVIR; this is encoded by the coding sequence ATGTTTGAACCTATGAGATACGCAGCAATTGAAGAAGAAGTAGAAGTATTAGAAGAAGTTCTACATGAGGAAAAAGAAGAAGTTGTTGAAAACAAAGATCTCATCGTGTTAAACGATGATTACAATACTTTCGATCATGTGATTAACACCTTGATTAAGGTCTGTAAACATAGCCCTGAACAGGCAGAACAGTGTACACTTATTATTCATTATAAAGGAAAGTGTTCTGTAAAGAAAGGAAGCTATGAAGAGCTCAAGCCACAACGTGACGCAATTTGTGATGCAGGTATCGGTGCAGTTATCCGTTAA